A genomic window from Phoenix dactylifera cultivar Barhee BC4 chromosome 7, palm_55x_up_171113_PBpolish2nd_filt_p, whole genome shotgun sequence includes:
- the LOC103697084 gene encoding fructokinase-2-like, with product MAIDQANGSEEAPLVVSFGEMLIDFVPDVAGVSLAESGGFIKAPGGAPANVAVAITKLGGRSAFVGKFGDDEFGYMLVDILKKNGVNTEGCLLDPHARTALAFVTLKSNGEREFMFYRNPSADMLLTEQELNLALIRRAKIFHYGSISLISEPCRSAHLAAMRAAKEAGILLSYDPNVRLPLWPSQEAARDGIMSIWKEADFIKVSDDEVAFLTQGDPASEDVIMKLWFDGLKLLVVTDGEKGCRYFTKNFKGKVPGFSVTTVDTTGAGDAFVGSLLVSIAKDNSLFHNEEKLKEALRFSNACGAICTTKKGAIPALPDTSMAQELITKGK from the exons ATGGCGATCGATCAGGCGAACGGATCGGAGGAGGCGCCGTTGGTGGTGTCGTTTGGGGAGATGCTGATCGACTTCGTCCCAGACGTCGCCGGGGTGTCGCTGGCCGAGTCCGGCGGTTTCATCAAGGCACCGGGCGGCGCTCCGGCCAACGTCGCAGTCGCCATTACCAAGCTCGGCGGCCGCTCCGCCTTCGTCGGCAAG TTTGGTGATGACGAGTTTGGATATATGCTAGTTGACATACTGAAGAAGAATGGGGTGAACACTGAAGGTTGTCTCTTGGACCCCCATGCCCGCACTGCCCTTGCCTTCGTGACTCTGAAGAGTAATGGTGAGCGGGAGTTTATGTTCTACCGCAACCCAAGTGCAGACATGCTCCTCACTGAGCAGGAGCTCAACCTTGCTCTCATCCGCCGTGCCAAGATCTTCCATTATGGCTCCATTAGTCTTATATCTGAGCCTTGCCGATCTGCTCACCTTGCTGCCATGCGTGCTGCCAAGGAGGCTGGCATCCTCTTATCCTACGACCCCAATGTAAGGCTCCCCTTATGGCCATCTCAGGAAGCAGCTCGCGATGGCATCATGAGCATCTGGAAGGAGGCTGACTTCATCAAG GTTAGTGATGATGAGGTTGCTTTCCTGACACAAGGAGATCCAGCGAGCGAGGATGTCATTATGAAACTGTGGTTTGATGGGTTGAAGCTGCTTGTTGTCACAGATGGCGAGAAGGGTTGCAGATACTTCACAAAG AATTTCAAAGGAAAAGTACCTGGGTTTTCAGTGACTACTGTGGACACAACAGGTGCTGGCGATGCTTTTGTTGGTTCCCTTTTGGTTTCCATTGCCAAGGACAACTCCCTCTTCCAT AACGAAGAAAAGCTGAAGGAGGCGCTTAGATTTTCCAATGCTTGCGGAGCAATCTGCACCACCAAGAAAGGAGCGATTCCAGCCCTCCCAGACACATCCATGGCTCAGGAACTCATCACAAAGGGGAAATAG